The following coding sequences are from one Vibrio syngnathi window:
- a CDS encoding LysE family translocator, with product MDILNFEAFLIAITILTLTPGLDTALVIRNTSRSGLSDGVMTSFGICSGLYVHAFFSAVGISAILAQSAELFQAVKMVGAVYLIWLGLSSLRALMKNGGGLKVGEQAQQAYSAKRSLREGFLSNVLNPKTAVFYLAFLPQFVNPEGSPLLQSMLMASVHFMIAMVWQCSLAGALNSAKNLLKNASFMKWMEGVTGMVLVGLGVKLLMEEPS from the coding sequence ATGGATATTTTGAACTTTGAGGCATTTCTGATTGCCATCACTATTTTAACGCTAACGCCGGGTTTAGATACGGCATTGGTAATTCGCAATACTAGCCGTTCTGGCTTATCTGACGGTGTGATGACCAGCTTTGGTATTTGTAGCGGCCTTTATGTACACGCGTTTTTCTCTGCTGTGGGTATTTCTGCAATCCTCGCTCAATCCGCTGAACTTTTTCAAGCCGTTAAGATGGTGGGTGCGGTTTACCTGATCTGGCTCGGCTTAAGCAGTTTACGAGCGTTGATGAAAAACGGTGGCGGTTTGAAGGTAGGTGAACAAGCTCAGCAAGCATACAGTGCAAAGCGTTCTTTGCGTGAAGGCTTCTTGTCTAACGTTCTTAACCCCAAAACCGCGGTTTTCTATTTGGCCTTTTTACCTCAATTTGTAAACCCTGAAGGCTCGCCTTTATTGCAATCTATGCTGATGGCTTCGGTACACTTTATGATTGCTATGGTGTGGCAATGTAGTTTGGCTGGGGCTCTTAACTCCGCTAAAAACTTGCTTAAGAATGCGAGCTTTATGAAGTGGATGGAAGGCGTGACGGGTATGGTGTTAGTGGGACTTGGTGTGAAGCTTTTAATGGAAGAACCTAGCTAA
- a CDS encoding alanine/glycine:cation symporter family protein: MNHLQATLQTINQFVWGPPLLILLVGTGIYFTFRLGLLQFRHLPTALKMVFSKDKSGTGDVSSFAALCTALSATIGTGNIVGVATAIKIGGPGALFWMWLAAVFGMATKYAECLLAVKYRRTDSNGEMVGGPMYYLQYGVGSRILAVMFAVFALGVACFGIGTFPQVNAILDATQISFGAPREMSAVVLTILVAVVTLGGIQSIAKVAGKVVPTMAVMYVVACLSVLVSNADQLLNAITLVVTSAFTNTAATGGFFGASIMLAIQSGIARGVFSNESGLGSAPMAAAAAKTDSCVKQGLVSMTGTFFDTIIICTMTGLALILTGAWQTDLSGAAMTTHAFAVGLNADTLGPMLVSVGLIFFAFTTILGWNYYGERCVVFLLGTKAVLPYKIIFIALVASGAFLKLDMIWIMADIVNGLMAIPNLIGLILLRHVVIEETKLFFKPLTSSNDCEAVKA; the protein is encoded by the coding sequence ATGAACCACCTACAAGCTACACTACAAACCATCAACCAATTCGTTTGGGGACCACCACTGCTTATTCTGCTAGTGGGTACAGGTATCTATTTTACTTTTCGCTTAGGCTTACTCCAGTTTAGACACCTTCCAACTGCGCTAAAAATGGTGTTCAGCAAAGACAAATCCGGTACGGGTGACGTATCAAGCTTCGCCGCTTTGTGTACAGCGCTTTCTGCCACTATTGGTACAGGTAACATCGTTGGTGTAGCGACCGCAATCAAGATTGGTGGCCCTGGTGCCCTATTCTGGATGTGGCTTGCCGCTGTCTTTGGTATGGCGACCAAATACGCAGAATGCCTACTTGCCGTTAAATACCGCAGAACCGATAGCAATGGAGAAATGGTTGGTGGCCCAATGTACTACCTGCAATACGGTGTCGGCTCACGAATCTTAGCGGTAATGTTCGCTGTCTTCGCGCTCGGTGTTGCTTGCTTCGGTATTGGTACCTTCCCACAAGTAAACGCTATCTTAGATGCAACTCAGATTTCATTTGGCGCCCCGCGTGAAATGTCAGCGGTTGTCCTCACGATACTCGTGGCGGTTGTAACCCTTGGTGGTATTCAATCTATCGCTAAAGTAGCAGGGAAAGTCGTTCCTACGATGGCGGTGATGTACGTCGTCGCGTGTTTAAGCGTTCTTGTTTCAAATGCAGACCAACTACTGAATGCCATTACCCTTGTTGTGACTTCTGCGTTTACCAACACAGCCGCAACCGGTGGTTTCTTTGGCGCGAGCATCATGCTTGCTATCCAATCAGGCATCGCTCGTGGCGTGTTCTCGAATGAATCAGGCCTAGGTAGCGCACCAATGGCAGCCGCTGCGGCTAAAACAGACTCATGTGTGAAACAAGGGCTTGTCTCTATGACAGGTACCTTCTTCGATACCATCATCATCTGTACGATGACAGGTCTGGCGCTTATCTTAACGGGCGCTTGGCAGACTGACCTTTCTGGCGCTGCAATGACCACTCATGCATTCGCTGTAGGTTTGAATGCTGACACCCTTGGCCCTATGTTGGTTTCTGTTGGCTTAATCTTCTTTGCGTTTACAACAATTTTAGGTTGGAACTACTACGGTGAGCGCTGTGTAGTGTTCTTACTGGGTACCAAAGCAGTATTGCCTTACAAGATCATCTTCATCGCCTTGGTTGCCTCTGGTGCATTCTTAAAGCTCGACATGATCTGGATAATGGCGGATATCGTGAACGGCCTAATGGCAATTCCGAACCTAATCGGACTGATTTTGTTACGCCACGTTGTTATCGAAGAAACAAAGCTATTCTTCAAACCGTTAACTTCTTCAAATGACTGTGAAGCAGTTAAAGCATAA
- a CDS encoding chromosome partitioning protein ParA, with protein sequence MNQQSGQSEQDEVVVIEERDKRSQLYIGIAAVIGLALGGLIGSTVTASKWESTYQVLETRYQELRDSKTQLVTSVEEKVAKVDTEIDAKVEAALVKQEEAHQKELQDLAKQSAVLEKANYSLEQQINEQKQALEQTQQNNQKLSRQADMQSTLFERSRELFRKELQISQELEKLEKERDDIEQKLGSLKQACDVFLDGTSWDAKSDACEKQDNANSRLSDIRQMIEVHTMDIKQIKTLTEEMGL encoded by the coding sequence GTGAACCAGCAATCTGGACAAAGCGAACAAGATGAAGTGGTTGTTATTGAAGAACGTGATAAACGTAGTCAGCTCTATATCGGCATTGCTGCGGTTATCGGTTTGGCGTTAGGCGGCTTAATCGGTTCTACAGTCACGGCTTCGAAGTGGGAGTCCACTTATCAGGTACTAGAAACTCGTTATCAAGAACTGCGTGATAGCAAAACGCAGTTGGTGACATCAGTTGAAGAGAAAGTGGCAAAAGTTGATACCGAAATCGATGCGAAAGTAGAAGCTGCTCTAGTGAAACAGGAAGAAGCGCATCAAAAAGAGCTTCAAGATTTAGCGAAACAGTCTGCAGTTTTGGAGAAGGCGAACTACTCGCTAGAACAGCAAATAAACGAACAGAAGCAAGCGTTAGAGCAAACTCAACAAAACAATCAAAAGTTGAGCCGTCAAGCTGATATGCAGTCGACTTTGTTTGAACGTTCGCGTGAGCTTTTCCGCAAAGAATTACAGATATCTCAAGAGCTTGAAAAACTCGAGAAAGAAAGAGATGACATCGAACAGAAACTTGGTTCTTTGAAACAAGCATGTGATGTTTTCTTGGATGGCACATCATGGGATGCAAAATCTGACGCTTGTGAGAAGCAGGATAACGCTAACTCGCGCTTGAGTGACATCAGACAAATGATTGAAGTTCACACCATGGATATCAAGCAGATCAAAACTCTCACTGAAGAGATGGGTCTATAA
- a CDS encoding alanine/glycine:cation symporter family protein, producing MKNIRELFFGFILLFSSSAFAEEGSFNQTISNLSQSVDGFFNEYTGWFVGLIFKSVPLGEANFPIIVGWLLLAAIIFTVYFGFVQFKRVGMAIDIIKGKYTDPNSKHEGEVSHFQALTTALSGTVGLGNIAGVGAALAIGGPGATFWMILCGLLGMASKFCECTLGVKYRTILPSGVVSGGPMYYLSQGLSERGLGGLGKGLAIGFALMCILGALGGGNMFQANQAHAMLTYAFDVPSEYGVITGLVLAALVFSVIVGGMPSIASVTEKVVPWMAALYIGMALIVIGSNLDQVGPAFSAIFTGAFTGEGVVGGFIGALIQGLKRATFSNEAGVGSAAIAHSAVKTKEPITEGLVSLLEPFVDTVIICTMTALVITIAGLNTGPFDGSGLTGVTLTAASFTETAEVFKYTLALAVIMFAFSTMISWSYYGLKAWTYLFGEGKTTELIFKVMFCVFVVIGATIQFGAVIDFSDAAIFAMSIFNILGLYFLMPVVKKELQSFVARVKSGEIKTYEK from the coding sequence ATGAAAAACATACGTGAATTATTTTTTGGGTTTATATTATTATTTAGTTCCAGTGCATTTGCAGAAGAAGGATCATTTAATCAAACTATCAGTAACTTAAGTCAAAGTGTTGATGGTTTTTTCAACGAATACACAGGTTGGTTCGTTGGACTAATATTTAAAAGCGTACCGCTTGGTGAAGCAAACTTCCCGATTATTGTTGGCTGGCTATTGCTCGCTGCGATCATCTTTACTGTTTACTTTGGCTTTGTTCAATTTAAACGTGTCGGGATGGCAATAGACATTATTAAAGGTAAGTACACAGACCCTAACTCCAAACACGAAGGGGAAGTTTCTCACTTTCAAGCGTTAACAACCGCGCTTTCTGGAACTGTTGGGCTTGGTAATATTGCCGGTGTGGGTGCTGCACTCGCAATTGGTGGTCCTGGTGCGACATTCTGGATGATCTTGTGTGGTCTTCTGGGTATGGCGTCTAAGTTCTGTGAATGTACCCTAGGTGTGAAATACCGAACTATCCTACCTTCAGGTGTTGTTTCAGGTGGTCCAATGTACTACCTAAGCCAAGGCCTAAGCGAAAGAGGATTGGGTGGACTCGGTAAAGGCCTTGCTATTGGTTTTGCACTTATGTGTATTTTAGGCGCATTGGGCGGCGGCAACATGTTCCAAGCTAACCAAGCACACGCCATGTTAACTTACGCATTCGATGTACCGAGTGAATACGGTGTGATCACTGGCCTTGTACTCGCTGCTTTAGTTTTCTCTGTGATTGTTGGTGGTATGCCTTCTATCGCATCGGTAACGGAAAAAGTTGTTCCTTGGATGGCTGCTCTGTATATCGGTATGGCTCTGATTGTTATCGGTTCTAATCTTGATCAAGTAGGTCCTGCGTTCAGTGCAATCTTTACAGGTGCATTTACCGGCGAAGGTGTAGTTGGTGGATTCATAGGTGCTTTAATCCAAGGTCTAAAACGTGCGACGTTCTCGAACGAAGCAGGTGTAGGTTCAGCAGCTATCGCTCACTCAGCAGTTAAAACAAAAGAGCCAATCACTGAAGGTCTAGTATCACTATTAGAACCGTTCGTTGATACGGTAATCATTTGTACAATGACAGCATTGGTTATCACTATCGCTGGTCTAAATACGGGTCCATTCGATGGTTCTGGTTTAACGGGTGTAACGCTTACTGCTGCATCATTTACCGAAACGGCAGAAGTGTTCAAATACACACTCGCTCTCGCGGTAATCATGTTTGCGTTTTCTACCATGATCTCTTGGTCGTACTACGGTCTTAAGGCTTGGACTTACCTATTTGGTGAAGGAAAAACGACTGAACTGATTTTTAAAGTGATGTTTTGTGTGTTTGTTGTGATTGGTGCCACGATTCAATTCGGCGCGGTAATCGACTTCTCTGATGCGGCTATTTTTGCAATGTCTATCTTCAACATTCTTGGTCTGTACTTCTTGATGCCTGTTGTGAAGAAAGAACTGCAATCGTTCGTTGCTCGTGTTAAATCAGGCGAAATCAAAACTTACGAGAAGTAG
- a CDS encoding HU family DNA-binding protein, translating to MNKSQLVEHIATSADISKEQAGTALNALVEGISTTLANGDDVSILGFGSFKVNSRAARTGRNPRTGEEIQISASKTPAFKAGKALKETCNL from the coding sequence ATGAACAAATCTCAATTAGTTGAACACATCGCAACTTCCGCTGACATATCAAAAGAGCAAGCAGGCACAGCACTCAATGCACTCGTTGAAGGCATCTCGACTACGCTTGCAAATGGCGATGATGTATCGATCCTTGGGTTTGGTAGCTTCAAAGTAAATAGCCGCGCTGCTCGCACTGGTCGCAATCCAAGAACTGGAGAAGAGATTCAAATCTCAGCGTCAAAAACACCAGCATTTAAAGCAGGTAAAGCTCTAAAAGAGACATGCAACCTGTAA
- a CDS encoding VC0807 family protein produces MSSTENKKSSPLFEVVFNVFLPSFILMKFSGEEHLGTGLALLVALAFPIAYGGMELIRNKKFNFIAALGFISVLLTGGIGFFELDTRWLALKEALIPGLIGLAVLGSTFTRYPFIQKVIFTPALLNISLIEERLRQFGNQAEFNRCLMKSNYLFASTFAFSSAMNYFLATWIVTSPAGTAAFNEELGKLTLYSYPAIAIPSMLMMLGIFYYIWRQVRSMTSLETEQIFITK; encoded by the coding sequence ATGAGTAGTACAGAAAACAAAAAATCGAGTCCTCTTTTCGAAGTCGTATTTAACGTCTTTCTTCCTTCATTTATCTTAATGAAGTTCAGTGGAGAGGAACACCTAGGAACTGGCTTAGCACTACTTGTCGCCCTTGCCTTCCCTATTGCTTACGGTGGTATGGAGTTAATCCGCAACAAGAAGTTTAACTTCATTGCGGCACTTGGCTTTATCAGCGTGCTATTAACCGGCGGTATTGGCTTCTTCGAACTCGACACTCGTTGGTTAGCACTAAAAGAAGCATTAATACCCGGCCTAATTGGTTTAGCGGTTCTTGGATCAACCTTCACTCGCTACCCGTTTATCCAGAAAGTTATCTTCACACCGGCACTGTTAAACATATCTCTAATCGAAGAGCGTTTAAGACAGTTCGGTAACCAAGCAGAGTTTAATCGTTGCCTAATGAAGTCAAACTACCTATTCGCTAGTACCTTCGCGTTTTCTTCTGCGATGAACTACTTTCTAGCGACTTGGATTGTCACTAGCCCGGCTGGTACTGCAGCTTTTAATGAAGAATTGGGGAAGCTGACACTTTACAGCTACCCGGCCATCGCTATCCCGAGTATGTTGATGATGTTAGGTATCTTCTACTACATTTGGCGCCAAGTTCGTTCTATGACCTCGCTAGAAACGGAACAGATCTTTATTACTAAGTAG
- a CDS encoding DUF1826 domain-containing protein → MNAVLTKPLAAHNNQPLNISSAVDIKDQVDHDPCFSTSEQPTVLADIYQSDINIAIWQRTFDADLTSAICEFMASNPNFSKSISLSPDNAFEKLEFATGGTASKALLENMAELVDMFCCLFELEDVGLRLAVLNKAMCPRFHFDQVPCRLVTTYHGVATQWLQNDSVDRSKLGRGSNGQPDSASGLYAHESDIQQMVSGDVALLKGESWSGNENAGLVHRSPVTSSAETRLLLTLDFG, encoded by the coding sequence ATGAATGCTGTGTTAACTAAACCTTTGGCAGCCCATAATAATCAGCCACTTAACATTAGTTCAGCTGTGGATATCAAGGATCAGGTGGATCATGATCCATGCTTTAGTACTTCTGAGCAGCCAACGGTACTGGCTGACATCTACCAAAGCGATATCAACATCGCGATTTGGCAGCGTACATTTGATGCTGACTTAACAAGTGCCATTTGTGAGTTTATGGCGTCGAATCCAAACTTTAGTAAGTCTATTAGCCTGTCACCCGATAACGCTTTTGAGAAATTAGAGTTTGCGACAGGCGGAACGGCTTCTAAAGCGCTATTAGAAAACATGGCAGAGTTAGTGGATATGTTCTGTTGCTTGTTCGAACTTGAAGACGTAGGGCTGCGTCTAGCCGTTCTGAATAAAGCGATGTGTCCCCGTTTCCATTTTGACCAAGTACCTTGCCGCTTAGTGACGACGTATCATGGTGTCGCGACTCAATGGCTACAGAATGACTCGGTCGATCGTTCAAAGTTAGGTCGTGGAAGCAACGGGCAACCCGATTCTGCTTCAGGCTTATATGCTCATGAATCTGATATTCAACAAATGGTGAGTGGTGATGTGGCGTTGCTGAAAGGAGAGAGTTGGAGTGGCAATGAAAATGCGGGTCTTGTACATCGTTCTCCCGTCACTTCATCTGCCGAGACGCGATTGTTGCTGACGCTAGATTTCGGCTAA
- a CDS encoding VOC family protein, producing MFTIDSFVLYVADIHRSMDFYAKAFDCEPKLLSPTFAALDFADNVKITLKQADVLTPASNIKGGGTELSMPIADKETLENLYQAWKEKGIQFEQDPEESVYGINFLAVDPDGHRIRVFA from the coding sequence ATGTTTACCATTGATTCATTTGTTCTTTATGTCGCAGACATTCATCGCAGCATGGACTTTTATGCCAAAGCATTTGATTGCGAGCCAAAGCTTTTATCACCCACCTTTGCTGCCCTAGATTTTGCAGACAACGTTAAAATCACCCTCAAGCAGGCTGACGTTCTAACACCAGCAAGTAACATCAAGGGCGGCGGTACTGAGCTTTCTATGCCTATCGCAGATAAAGAAACACTGGAAAATCTTTATCAAGCATGGAAAGAAAAAGGCATTCAGTTTGAACAAGATCCAGAAGAGTCGGTTTACGGCATCAACTTTCTTGCTGTGGATCCAGACGGACACCGTATCCGCGTCTTCGCTTAA
- a CDS encoding helix-turn-helix transcriptional regulator, whose translation MSRSQRLFDLLQLLRCHKYPVSADYLASELNVSTRTIYRDVVTLQTQGAEIDGEAGVGYQLKPTFTLPPMMFSTEELEALRLGAEWVAKQANGEFSESARNAIAKISAVLPADHQAKRSEDIVRVASIIEVAELTIELSDIKLAIKQQNKAELHYTDAKANVSSRIVWPMLIGLFEQHYVLVAWCETRNAYRNFRLDRIAEWKMLKEKYQRPRHDLIKDWQNIEGIADKVIHY comes from the coding sequence ATGTCCCGAAGTCAACGTCTCTTCGATCTGCTCCAATTATTGCGCTGTCATAAATACCCAGTTTCCGCTGACTACTTGGCTAGCGAGCTAAACGTGAGTACTCGCACCATTTATCGCGATGTCGTGACGCTGCAAACACAAGGTGCTGAAATTGATGGTGAAGCTGGAGTGGGTTATCAATTGAAACCTACCTTCACTCTCCCACCAATGATGTTTTCAACGGAAGAATTGGAAGCGTTACGGCTTGGCGCTGAATGGGTCGCCAAGCAAGCCAATGGTGAATTCAGTGAATCGGCTAGAAATGCCATTGCTAAGATTTCTGCGGTGTTGCCTGCTGACCACCAGGCCAAACGCAGTGAAGACATTGTCCGTGTTGCTTCAATCATTGAGGTTGCAGAGTTAACTATTGAACTGTCAGACATCAAGTTGGCAATTAAGCAGCAGAACAAAGCTGAGCTCCATTACACAGACGCAAAAGCTAATGTGAGTTCAAGAATCGTTTGGCCAATGTTGATTGGCTTATTCGAACAACACTATGTCTTGGTCGCTTGGTGTGAAACGCGAAATGCGTATCGGAATTTTAGGCTAGATAGAATAGCTGAATGGAAAATGCTCAAAGAAAAATATCAGCGCCCGCGTCATGACTTGATCAAAGATTGGCAGAACATAGAAGGTATTGCAGATAAAGTGATTCACTACTGA
- a CDS encoding methyl-accepting chemotaxis protein, whose product MLKKLSLKNKLAISASMAIILGGILVEVLSFRASLQRLDIEVEQRLEGASASYNQYVSDWILSKERALTSLSKESKQESLVTHLKQVRDSASFDNVFLAFPDGSQKNANGVVLPPGNDDPRVWGWYTNAVANPSKVFMDNPTVAAATGANVVSLGTAMQLHGQQVVLGADVEITDILNSLEKVILPGEGYMFIATNKGTVYTHADTKLLNKNISSLGLNFSDVQKALVSGKDTSIDLNGSDYVLYARAIDGTNLITISVVNHDSLVAPLFDAVLGQVLVTLLVVIVCTILFNLLCTILFRPLNHVSQALAQIANGSGDLTQRIHVENQDEVGELAQNFNTFVGSLQQLIGHIRGQSEQLNNQSEKSTQRANRSVDELNHQQQEITMVATAVTEMASATQEIASHAEQTAKAAQDSATSTNSGHALVVDTKGSINNLANEVNEAGNVISELNKHAQEISTVLATIQGIAEQTNLLALNAAIEAARAGEQGRGFAVVADEVRVLSQRTHSSTEEIKSTIDVLQRTTAQAVDLMESSSKLAIHSVEDADRASHALEEINTAVALISDMATQIATAAEEQTHVTGEITQNITTIKDVTDHLVVGAQDSLTESNELKSQAAGLSDKVATFKLA is encoded by the coding sequence ATGTTAAAGAAACTCTCGCTCAAAAATAAGCTGGCGATCTCTGCCAGTATGGCCATTATCCTGGGGGGGATTTTGGTCGAGGTATTGTCTTTTCGTGCTTCACTGCAACGTTTAGATATTGAAGTTGAACAGCGCTTAGAGGGGGCATCCGCTTCTTACAATCAATATGTATCGGATTGGATCTTATCCAAAGAGCGTGCGCTCACTTCACTTTCGAAAGAGTCCAAACAAGAAAGCTTGGTAACTCACCTAAAACAGGTCCGTGATTCTGCCTCTTTTGATAATGTCTTCCTGGCATTCCCTGACGGTTCACAAAAGAATGCGAATGGTGTTGTGTTGCCACCAGGCAATGATGATCCACGCGTATGGGGTTGGTACACCAATGCGGTTGCGAATCCAAGTAAAGTGTTCATGGACAACCCAACGGTTGCAGCGGCAACGGGCGCTAACGTTGTGTCGCTGGGTACCGCAATGCAATTACATGGTCAGCAGGTCGTGTTGGGTGCAGACGTAGAAATTACCGACATCCTTAATAGCCTTGAAAAGGTAATCCTTCCGGGCGAAGGTTACATGTTCATCGCGACCAATAAAGGCACGGTTTACACGCACGCAGATACTAAGCTACTGAACAAGAATATCAGCTCGCTTGGGTTGAATTTCTCCGATGTACAAAAGGCGTTGGTGAGCGGTAAAGATACTTCTATCGATTTGAACGGCAGTGACTATGTTTTGTATGCACGAGCGATTGATGGTACCAACCTGATTACCATCAGTGTTGTTAATCATGACTCTTTGGTTGCACCGTTATTTGATGCAGTACTCGGCCAAGTTTTAGTGACATTACTGGTCGTGATTGTATGTACCATTTTGTTTAACCTTTTGTGTACTATTCTATTCCGACCGTTGAACCACGTATCTCAAGCATTAGCGCAGATCGCTAATGGTAGTGGTGATTTAACTCAGCGTATTCATGTTGAGAACCAAGATGAAGTAGGAGAACTAGCACAGAACTTCAACACTTTTGTAGGCAGTTTACAGCAGTTGATTGGGCATATTCGTGGGCAATCAGAGCAACTAAACAACCAGTCTGAGAAAAGTACTCAGCGAGCGAATCGTTCGGTGGACGAGCTTAATCATCAACAGCAAGAGATCACCATGGTGGCGACGGCTGTAACGGAAATGGCGAGCGCAACGCAAGAGATTGCATCGCATGCCGAGCAAACAGCAAAAGCGGCGCAAGATTCAGCGACAAGCACTAACAGCGGTCACGCTCTGGTTGTGGATACCAAAGGTTCGATCAATAACCTTGCCAATGAAGTGAATGAAGCGGGTAATGTGATCAGCGAGCTAAACAAGCATGCTCAAGAGATCTCGACGGTACTTGCTACGATTCAAGGTATTGCAGAACAAACTAACTTGCTTGCTTTGAATGCTGCGATTGAAGCGGCGCGTGCTGGTGAGCAAGGTCGTGGTTTTGCTGTGGTTGCAGATGAAGTACGTGTGCTTTCTCAACGCACTCACTCTTCTACAGAAGAGATAAAGTCAACGATTGATGTTTTACAGCGCACAACGGCTCAAGCGGTTGATCTTATGGAGAGCAGTTCTAAACTGGCAATACATTCCGTAGAAGATGCTGACCGAGCTTCGCATGCGCTAGAAGAGATCAACACAGCGGTGGCTTTGATTAGTGATATGGCGACTCAAATCGCCACGGCTGCTGAAGAGCAAACGCATGTGACGGGTGAAATTACCCAAAACATTACGACCATTAAAGATGTTACTGACCACTTGGTTGTGGGCGCACAGGACAGCTTAACTGAGTCGAACGAACTTAAAAGCCAAGCCGCTGGTTTAAGTGACAAAGTGGCGACTTTTAAGCTTGCTTAA
- a CDS encoding ACT domain-containing protein — translation MTAITDLNILLKSMSPELIEGDYVFCTVDGGLADYVQLEPIATFREKEGLTLVLTEDAARQEQLDFDSVFSLITLSVHSSLEAVGLTAAFATKLGSYGISANVIAGCYHDHIFVQKEKADEAMSALREFSETD, via the coding sequence ATGACCGCCATTACCGATTTAAACATTCTGCTAAAGTCCATGTCACCAGAGCTCATTGAAGGTGATTACGTTTTTTGTACTGTAGACGGGGGATTGGCAGATTATGTTCAACTCGAACCAATCGCGACCTTTCGTGAAAAAGAAGGCTTAACCTTGGTGCTCACTGAGGATGCCGCACGCCAAGAGCAACTCGATTTCGATAGTGTATTTAGCCTGATCACTTTGTCGGTACACTCCAGTCTTGAAGCAGTTGGATTAACAGCGGCCTTTGCCACCAAGCTAGGCTCATACGGCATTAGCGCCAACGTGATTGCTGGTTGTTACCATGACCATATCTTCGTTCAAAAAGAGAAAGCAGACGAAGCAATGAGCGCGCTTAGAGAGTTTTCAGAAACTGATTAA
- a CDS encoding LysR family transcriptional regulator, whose product MDKLEAMNVFVTIVERGSLSAAAEHLDLSRTKVTRYLGELENWMDTRLLHRTTRSLSLTSAGKETLEVARELLALEASLAGIRNQSREHLKGQLRITASYSIVDSFLMEVISSFIAKWPDISIDIVSTDQTVNLVESRIDLAIRITNELTPNIVAKQLGECRSVICASPQYLKEKGAPSNAQDLAHHNCLSFSYFGKTAWTFNGPNGLESVPIKGNISANTSEVLLSATLKGNGISILPFPSVEGLIRDGLLVSLLPEWQPKTLGVHAVYGTRKQVTPLLRAFIDHLSSEMGQSTSW is encoded by the coding sequence ATGGATAAACTCGAGGCAATGAATGTCTTTGTCACCATAGTGGAGCGTGGCAGTTTGAGTGCCGCAGCCGAACACCTTGATCTCTCTCGAACCAAAGTCACGCGCTATTTGGGTGAACTCGAAAACTGGATGGACACACGCCTGCTTCATAGAACCACTCGAAGCTTGAGCTTAACCAGTGCGGGGAAAGAGACGCTTGAAGTCGCGAGAGAGCTGCTTGCCCTTGAAGCATCGTTAGCAGGTATCAGAAACCAAAGCCGAGAACACTTGAAGGGCCAACTGCGTATTACCGCGAGTTATTCCATTGTCGACAGTTTCTTGATGGAGGTGATCAGCAGCTTCATCGCTAAATGGCCAGATATCTCGATTGATATCGTTTCTACCGATCAAACGGTCAATCTTGTTGAGTCACGTATCGATTTAGCAATTCGCATTACCAACGAACTGACGCCCAATATTGTCGCTAAGCAGCTAGGTGAATGTCGCTCGGTGATTTGCGCATCTCCTCAATATCTAAAAGAGAAAGGCGCGCCATCAAACGCACAAGATTTAGCGCACCACAACTGTCTGTCATTCAGTTACTTTGGTAAAACCGCGTGGACGTTTAATGGCCCGAACGGATTGGAATCAGTGCCGATTAAAGGGAATATCAGTGCCAACACCTCTGAGGTATTGTTGTCTGCCACACTTAAAGGCAATGGGATCAGCATATTGCCCTTCCCTTCCGTCGAAGGCTTGATACGAGATGGTCTTTTAGTGTCATTACTTCCTGAGTGGCAACCTAAAACACTCGGAGTACACGCTGTTTACGGAACCCGAAAGCAAGTCACTCCGCTGTTAAGAGCCTTTATCGATCATTTATCTAGCGAGATGGGGCAATCAACAAGCTGGTAG